CAAGCCGTGGCATGGGCAAAATAATTTCGATTATGGAGCGGTAAATTTTATATATGATATTCGCCATTATAGAAGCATGCTGACCAGCAAAGCCGAACAACAAGACTTTGAAAAGGCCGTTTCCAGAGTAAAGCAGGAAATAAGCCCAATGTATTAATTTCCATTAAAGCATGAAAAACAAAATTGTCTCTCATGAACTAAAATTTTATTATATCAGGGGTGTCGCACCCCATGAAAAGAATGAATCGCTTCTTGGAAAAAATGGACAAATAAAGAAAAGCTCCATGATCCGTTTGGAGAACGAACCGCGTCTGGCTTTCGGCCTGAACGAATACGGACTGCCGGGAGTAAGCGAAAAACTCAGGAAAGAATTTATACTGGAACCAATGTTTTATGCTAACCAGGGAGCTGTTTGCGAATTATTCCCCAACAGTATCGACAAACCCGATCTTGACCCCAGACATACAGGGTTCTTCCTGATATTTCAAACAAACAAACCCCTGCCCTTAAGTGCCTATCATCTAAAAAAATATGCTAAGTGGTGGAGAACAACCTCTATTTTACCGGATAATATAGACAAAAGCCTTATAGGTGTAACCAAAGCACCTTTCCATGAGCTGGGCGAACCTTTTGAAGGAGAAAAATATCCGTCCGGCGCGTATTCGGAATTAGCACAGGCGCATCCGGTTATTAAATTTATAAATAAATTGAAATAGTTTGGATCAGTAAACGTAATATTTAATGTATTTAAACTAAGGAGGACTTTATGAAAAGAAAAGTTATAGCAGAAAAATCCTGTCCGGAGATACTTATATCAGAACTAACTGAAACTGAACAATATGTATCCCTGACCCTGGCACAAAACTACGCAGATTTGGAAGCCGGAGTTATTTTGTTTGGCATAAAAAAAACTTCCGGTAACGGAAACAAAACAGCCGAACCAACTATAAATTAGCTGATAGCACAGAAATCCGATTCAGGCAAAATAGAGTGGGCCCCGGTAGTTGTTCCTATTGATTTGAATAATCTTAGTATTGTAGAAATGTACCATGATGTACCAATCATCAGAGCCTCAAAGGAAGAAACAAAAGATGAAGTTTATGCTGTCCTGGCCAGAGATTTTCATGGTGTTTCTGCTGGCACTCAGCTATATGGGAAGAAAATTATCTATATTGAGCGCGGATCAGGCACTGATTTATCCTTTATTCTCTGGCATATACCGAAAATATCTAAAAATGCTTTTGAAGAACCATGGAAGCCTGTTTCTTTCAACAACTTGATTCTTATAAAGGATCTTCTTGAATATATTCAGGCAAACCAGCACAGATTCAGATTTTTAAAATTACCTTAAGAACAGCCTGTGGATGATTTGACTCATTAAGCAAACGAACCGCACTGAAATTCTTCACTCCGGTTGCCAGTACAGTTTGCAAATTGTCCATATTTATACCACCTATTGCTATGGCAGGAACTTGTGCGGCTTTATACATTGACTTTAAACCGTCCAGCCCAATAACAGGATCAGGTTTTTGCTTGGTGGGTGTGGCAAACACCGGGCCGATGCCTATATAATCAGGCTGTAAGCTGTTGGCTGTTTGCAGCTGGGTCATATTATGCGTAGACAAACCTATAATGTAATCCGGGCCCAGTATTTTTCTGGCTTCCTGATAGGGCATATCCTCCTGCCCCAAATGAACTCCATGAGCTTCTATTTCTTTAGTCAGCAGAACATCATCATTAATTATCAATCTGGAATTACTTCCTTTAACTATAGATTGCATTGATAAAGCAATTTTTTTTATAAATGATCTGTCTTTATTTTTAACGCGTAATTGTATGAAAGGTATATTATTTCCTACTAAAATCTCGGTTAATCTGGTATAGCCAACCAGCGGGTCGGTGAGAATCGCATAAAATCCAAAATTTTCAGGAACCTCAGGCATCAAGTTTCGTTAGCTTATAACCGTCTTTACCGTCTTCTACAAGGTACCCTGCTTCTTTAAGAGAATTTCTTAAATCATCTGATTTCTGCCATTCCTTCTGCTGTCTGGCCTGCCAGCGCTGTTCAGCCATTTCTTTGATAGCAGTCGGAACCGGTTCATGTTCAAGCGGCTTTATATCCAGTCCCAGAACATGCATTAGTTCTTTTAATAAGGCAAGAAGTTTTGTATCAGGGTTCTTGTTGAATTCCTTCAAAACCTGAAACATCACGGCCATGCCTCTGGCTGTATTAAAATCATCATCCATTCCTTCTATAAATTCCTCACGGAGTTCGTTTATCTGTTTCGTTGTAACATTTTTACTACTTGAAAGTGTCAAATTTTCCAGGCTATGTCTTACTCTGGAGATTGCGGTTTCTACATCACGGATATCTTCTTCTGCATAGTTTATGGGCATTCTATAGTGAGTCATCAGGAAAAAAGCTCGAAGTACAACAGGATCAATTTTTGCAAGCACATCACGTATGGTAAAAAAATTACCCAGCGACTTGCTCATCTTTTCAGAGTTAATTCTTACAAAGCCGTTATGCACCCAGTAATTAGCCATAGGTTTACCGGTCAGCGCCTCAGACTGGGCTATTTCATTCTCATGATGCGGGAAGACCAGATCATGTCCGCCACCGTGAATATCAAAAGTGTCTCCCAGATATTTTCTACTCATGGCGCTGCACTCTATGTGCCAGCCGGGTCTGCCCTTGCCCCAGGGGCTTTCCCAGGTCAGTTCGCTTTTTTCATCACCCTTCCATAGAGCGAAATCCAGAGGATTTACTTTCTTTTCATTAATTTCTATTCTCGCTCCGGCCTGCATGTCATCTGCCTGACGTTTGGATAATTTACCGTACTCTTTAAACTTGTCCACATCAAAATAAACATCATGTCCTGCCTGATAGGCGTAGCCTTTTTTGATGAGTTGCTTAATAAATTCGATAATATCGGGAATATGCCCGGTAACCTTGGGATAGATTTCCGCGCGTTTGATATTCAGTCTGTCCATGTCTGTGAAATATTCCTTTATCATATCCTGAGAAAGTTGGAGCGGATTTATTTTTCTTTCCAACGCACGGTTCAGAATTTTATCGTCTACATCTGTGAAGTTCTGGACATACAGCACTTTATATCCGCGATACAGCAAATAGCGCCTTATTACGTCAAACACAATATAAGCCCGGGCATGGCCTATATGACAAAGATCATAAACCGTAACTCCGCAGACATACATTTTGATTTCCTTGCCATGCAGAGGTTTCAGAATTTCTTTTTGGTGAGTAAGTGTATTATAAACTTTCAACATTAATCTTTTTTTCTTTTAAAAGAGCGGTAGCCAGTACGGCTATACCTTCTTTCCTGCCGGTGAAGCCCATAGTCTCTGTGGTTGTGGCCTTCATATTGATCTGGGTATAATTAACTCTCAATACACGGGCTATGTTCTCCTTCATATCAGAAAAATAAGGTTGCATTTTAGGTTCCTGCGCAATAATTACAGAATCGATATTAACTATATTGAATTCTTTAATAATTTCCCTTACTTTCTTTAAAAGTATCAGGCTGTCGATATTTTTGTACTCAATTTTATTATCCGGGAAATATTGACCTATATCACCCAAACCGGCTGCTCCCAGAAGGGCGTCCATAATGGCATGCACCAGAACATCAGCGTCGCTGTGGCCAAGCAGTCCTTTTTCATAGGGTATTTCCACACCGCCGATTCTCAGCTTTCTGCCGATAACCAGTTGATGCACATCAAAGCCGTTACCTACTCTGTACATGGGTTAAAGTATAACTTAGGATGTGAAGTCTAAGCAATTACTTTTTCGCCTGACCTTAACTCATCCCCGACCCTTCTCTTACAAAGAGAAGGGAGCGCCTCTCTCCCCAACCCTCTCTCCATAAATGGAGAAAGGGAGTATACCCCTCTGTACTTCGCTTTGCTCAGCACACCTCCCCTTTTAAAGGGGAGGAAACCTTAGTTCTTTTGGGAAAAGAATCTAAATCTATCTGCTTTTCTTTATCATCGCAATAAAGAAAAGCAGCAAAAGAAAATGCTAGGCGCTGTGCTGCAGAACCTTGAATTGTAGCAACTCATTACGCTAACAGGCAAACTCAACATCCTGTTTCGTTGCCTTAGCCCGTCTGTCCTGACTGGCTTACGCTCCATTCGTTGACAATTCTACGGCTCTTACGCAATGCGCCGGCGAACCTCACCCCTAGCCCCCTGGGGAGTAACCACTTCATCCACAAACGGTTGAATCTCTACCTACAATAAACACAGTAGCGCCAATAAATGAGTGCAATTTCATAATAAACTCTGGATGCACTTAAGCGACCTTGAGTACCACTTCTTTTGTAGATTAGAGAATTTTCAGATTGAAATATAAAAATAATTTAATTAGTTTAATTTTTCGGATTCGTCAGTTATTAAATCAAAACACTGTTCTAATATTTGTTTTGAAAATTTTGCATATTGACTTGATGTATAAGGAAAATTTTGTTTAGAAAAATTAATCTTTAATTTATCAAAACATTGCTTATAAAAATCAAATCCTTTGATATTATATTTTGGTAAAGACCTTCGAAGGGCAATGATAAAACCATTAATAGAGGTAGTTGATAAAATTTTTGACTCATTATCCAACCAATCATTCTGAAAAGTAGCTTTAAGAGCACTAAAATAAGCCTCTAATGTTGTTGAGATAAACACAACATATTCCTTCAATAATTTTTCATTTTGTTGTTTTAATAAAGTATCCTTTTCTTTTTCGTTCCAATAATTAAATAAAGAGTATTCATCATCTGGATATTTAAGAATATCAACCAAATATTTTAATGCAAATTTAATTATAGATGCTATTTTAATTTTTGATTTTTCCATGAGTGAAAGTTGAAAAAAATTTAAAAATAGTTGTTTATTATTAAGTTCATCAAGAACCTGACGTGCTATCCCTATGTTAGAAAATGGATCTTTAAGAGTTTCAATATGAAGAAGTACATCTGGAGGAACAGGTTTGGCATTTGAATTTATATCTAAAAAAATCTCACTCTCATATTTTCTTCTTTCTAATGATCTCATTCCCTCAGGGAAAATAAGTCCTGTTACCAAAAGATGTAATTTATCTCTCAGCTTACAAATCACTTTCTCGTGTATATCGTCACCTTGATAATGAGCAAATATTCTATGCTGGCCATCGATAACACATATTGAATTTATTTCATCCGGTATGCACATTTTAAAATTCTCAAATGTATGAATATTATCTATATTTATAACCTCACCTTTTTCTTTATCTTTAAAAGAGATTCCTTTTGGTAAACTAACAATAATATTATTAAAAAAAGTTGTTTTATGCTCAGCTAAGTATTCCCGAATACGTTGTATCCTAGGTTTTTCAATGAGCCTTTGATACAACTGAATAGAATCTTCCCAGTTATCTTTCCGTAAAACAAAACAGTTGCGTAGCAATATTTCTGCTGACATCATAAAGGAAACAATTCTTACACCATTTCTCAACCCAGTATTATCAGCAGGATATATAATAGTAGTTTCAATATTTCTTTCTGTTGCTGCAGAATTAGATATTCCAAGATGCTTTGAGGAAACATCAAGAAACCTGAATATCTCGTTTCTTGCCGAATATTTTATATTCTGAGCCATTTTAACAAAATAATTTAACGACGCCAGTTGAACAATTCGACATGGCTGATATAACTGAATCTCATCTGATGAAAGATTTAATTTATTCTTTGTAAAATAAAGGAAAAAAATTTGATAACGCGAGTCATTATATATATGAAATTCACCAAATTTATCATTAAATCTTTCTTTAAGGAATTTAATTAAACTAGACTTATCATTCACGATTTCCTGAAAAAATATTGTTTTATTTCTTAAATGTGTTTTGATGTGTTTTTGTTCGCGTGTAATAGTATCCTCACAAACCAAAATGATATTTTCAAATAAAAAAACGTAGTCAAGCTCCCCTTTTTTTAGACCAAATTTAACATTCACATTCTCTGTATTAAGATATTGAAATCCAGTATTCTTAAATACAGAAATTATTTTTCTTTTAAAACTGGCTTTTTCACGTTTTTCTTGTTTTTGCTCATCAGTTAACATTATTTTTAATCTACCTTATTTAATTTATATATAATCCTTTTCATCTATATCAACTTTAATTGGACTAAGTATTACATTATCACTAATTATTGATGTTTGAGTTAGCACATCACAGTATTTGTGAGTATTATTATCCTTATATATGTAAATTTTTTCTTTTCCTTTTATGCTGAAATCGTAAAAATTCTTTAAATAGTTTATTTCCGGTTCCACTCCGAATTTGGACAATGGTGGTTTGTTATTCATTTGATTAATAATATTTTTAATCTTTTCAAAAGTAGTGTTATTCATTTTGTTATCAACTACTACCTCGCAAGAAATTGCGACTATTTTATTTCTTGTTGATACTTTTTTATCCAACTTTCTTACATAAATAGTTTTAATAGCATTTTTATAAATTTTATTTACATTATTTCTGATTACTTTAGGGTATTTCAGTATCCTCAGATCAATAATCTTCTGTTCAAATTCATCTTGTATTTTAGTATCTTTTAAAATTTCATATTGCTTGTTATATTTTTTAAATTTTTCACTAAAATATTTATTGAACATTTCAATATAATCTTTATTTAATTCACAACCAATAAAGTTTCTTCTCATTACTGAAGACTGAAATAATACAGCTCCAGAACCTGCAAAAGGATCCAAAACCAAATCCCCTTCATTTGTAGTTAACTGTAATATTCTGGCAACCATATCTGTAGGCAAAGGGCAAAAATGTCTAATATAAGAATTCCCCCAGGAACCTTGCTGAGGTATATCATAATTCCAAATTTCATCTGGTGCCTTTCCTTTTGGATTATATCTTTCTGGATATTTTATCCACCACTGTTTTTATTGTTTTGGATCATATTCCCTAACTTTATCTAAGTTATATTTAAACTTTGAGTCTTTTGAAAAATGCAGTATGTATTCAAATATCTTCCTTGTTTGTTTCTTATTACTCCAAGGGACAGTTTTATTCTTATTCCAAATTATTATATCCTGTAAAAGCCAACCAACATCAGGAGTTGTTATTTTTCCTAAAAAATCAAAAGGTAAAGGGACTATTTGATTGTCTCGTTTAAATGTATCTATAACAACCCATAACGAACCAGTGTCTTTTGTTATATTGTATATTTTTTTAAAAATATTTTTTAAATCTAACAAATATTCTTCATATTTTTGCCCATAACCAATTTGCTTGTCATTGCCATAATCCTTCATATCGAAATAGGGTGGCGAGGTAATTATAACATCGACTATTTTGTCTTTAATGATTTTATTAATATTCCTCGCATCTATATTGTTAACTTTATTTAAGTATTCATTCATCTTGGTTTCCGTTTTAATATTATATCTTAAAAGTAAATAATAATACAAAAATTGTATATTTATCTATACGCTATAAAAATTCCCCACTACTTTTACTCCCTAAATATATGGTTGTCTAGTACAATATACACTTTATTTTTATTCCTCCAAGCACCATTGTGAAAAGCCTCGCAAAATGGCTCCTATTGAAATCCTCCCCCCTGCCCGCTGTATGGATGAGCCATAGAATTTTGAATTTTATAAAGACACATTGCTGGAACAACGTAGAATTGTCGGTGAACGGAGTGAAGACTACACAGGAAGTGGAGTCAGCGAGACCATCAGGATGATGGGTTCGAGCGTTAACGGAGTAAACCGCAACAATTCGAGTTGTGAAAGCACAGTGTCAAAAGGCGTTTTTCTCCACTTTTTGCGCCATTCAAAAAGTGGAAATGGTTTTATGTTCTTTTCCTAAAAAGATTTTTACCTTCTTTGCGATAAAAGAAAAAGTTTATATGATTTTAAAAGCTTTTCTCAAAAGCCTTGCATTCTCCTTCTCCTTCATTAGAGGGGAATAGTTCTTATGAGAAAAGAATCCAAATTCTATTCTCTTTTTCGTTAATATTTTCACGATTAAGTCAACATAACCGTGAATATATGGGCAATAACGACATATTTTCACGATTATGGCTCTCTTTGCCATGAATGATTAACCTTACAACTCTACCGCAAATGCCTTTGTCAAAAAACTGCTTAGTGGTCAGAGCCCCAAGCAGCCCGAAAGGGCGGCCGAGCCCTGAGCGTTGCTAAAGCGACAAATTGCGTTAATTTAATTTACTCGATATCTCCTGTATCGCCTTCGGCACGTCTTCGTTTTCCGGTTCCTTCAGCAGAATGGCCCGAAATTCATCCAGCGCCTTTTGCAGATCGCCCAGATAATAGTAACCCACAGCTTTGTTATACATGGCTCCCACATTATCAGGCTCATATTCCAATATCTTTTCGCAATAAGTGATTGCTTCTTCAAAATTTTTCTCTTCCACGGCAATATTGCCCAGCTGAAAAAAGGCATTAACATTTTTCGGATCAATTTTCAGAATTTCATTAAATTCTTCCTTGGCTTTATCATGCCTTTTTTTCTCGATATAATATAAAGCCAGCTGAAAACGGGCCTTAATATTCTGCGGATTAAGATTAATGGCATCCTGCAGTTCCAGCAAAGGTATTTCTGTAACCTTTTCGCGGAAATAAAACTCCTTAATATGCTGCAGTTTCTGACGCACTAAAAAATTCTTGCGTTTCAAAATTGCCTGCAAAATGGGTTTACTGAGCTCTACTTCAGGAATTCCGAACCAATGCAGTTTGCGTCCGCAATACGGGCAAAAATTTCTGCGAATGGCCATTTTTTCGGAAACTAATTTTTTGCAGTAAGCACAATACATTAATTAACGCTTGGAAAATTCTTCATATTTTTTATCTTCAATCAGCACATGGCTCAAAAACCAGTCCTTTAAGAAATTGATAACATCTATAGGCAAGGCTATGTTTGGATTTTCAGCTTTCTCCATAAATGATTTGATATTGTTAATAAAGGTCTGATGCTCCAGTTTATGGTTATTGAGTCCGGGATAGGATATTGACGACATATAAGCTTCTTCATATGAGGAATGCGTCAAAGAATAATCAAGCAGCGCGCGTAAAAGCTTAGCCACCTTTATCCGTCCCTTCCCCTGGACCATAGCATAATGCAGGTCATTCATGACCATTAATAATTTTTTATGCTGTTCATCTATCGAATCGATGTTTACCGAATATTTATTATCCCATTCAAATCTAAGCATAACCCACTCCTGTCTATAAAAATTATTATATATGAATTCGTCCAATAAAAAAATATTAACATCTATCAATGTTTTTGCATCAATTATCAGAGATATGTTAATTATATTTAAAAGCCTCTTTAAAAAAGTCGTAATTTTTGCTATAGTAAGCTAACATAAACGAGATGGAAGGGTAAATTCATTGAAAAAAGCGTTTACATTAATAGAACTTCTTATTGTAATGACGGTCATAGCCATTTTGGCAGGCATTTTGATACCATCTTTCCGTGGTTATCAATCCGAAGCCTGGCTGGTGAAAGCCGAAGGAGATATAGGAGCGCTGCAAATAGCGGTGGAATCTTATTTCCGCAATCACGATAATAAATATCCAGATACTCTGGAAGATTTGCTAACCAGCAACCCACGCTATATACCGCAACTTCCTAAAGATCCTTTCAGAACTGCCACCAACCGTTATGGCTACGAAGTTGTTACAAAAAAACCGGGAAGCGAACCATATTATGTTATCTATTCTAACGGCCCCAATCACGTCAAAAACTGGAGCTGGAACGCCACAAAAGGTGAAGTCGTCATGGATAAAGACAGTGATGATATACTCTTCACCAATGCAATTATCCAATAGATTTTTAGGAGGTAAACTATAGTGGAAGACGAAATATTGTCATGTAAACATGGAATTTATAAAGAAACTTGCGTATACTGCAAAGACCTGGATTCCAAGCTGGTAATAAAGGAAAAGGAAAATTCCCTGACCAAAAGGAATTGGCACAGCAGTTCTTATTTCGACAACTCAGCTCACAATTCCGCTTCCGGAGACCAGGAATACGATCTGGAAGAAGATTTTGTTGAATACGATACAGATACGGATGTCGAATAAAATTTGAATGCCTGAATTTCCACCTAACAGTGTTGGAATAGTTCAAAAAAAATCTTTCACCTTCGGATACCCGCCAGATGAATTGCCATTGGAAAGCGGTCGTACACTTGGTCCAATAACGATTTCTTATGAAACCTATGGTGAACTAAATCGGGATAAAACTAACGCCATACTTATACTCAACGCGCTTTCAGGTGATTCACATGCTGCAGGCTATTATGCCAAAACAGACAAATATCCCGGCTGGTGGGATGGATTGATAGGGCCGAAGAAAGCTTTTGACACCAATAAATATTTTATTATTTGTTCCAATGTAATAGGCGGATGTATGGGATCTACCGGCCCGTCATCCATTTATCCAATAACCGGCAAACCCTATGGTATGCTTTTTCCTGTTATTACAATCAAGGATATGGTCAACGCACAGCTACAGCTTGTTGAGCATTTGGGAATTAATAAACTTCTTTGCGCAACCGGGGGTTCAATGGGAGGTATGCAAGCACTGGAATGGGCGAGAAGCCACCCGGATCGTGTCCGAAGCATTATTCCTGTAGCTTGTTCAGCCCACCTGTCTCCGCAGGGAATAGCCTTTAATGAAATAGGACGACAAACAATAATGGCTGATCCTAACTGGAATCAAGGCGATTATTATAACAAGAAACCGCCGGTATATGGACTTGCCATTGCCAGGATGATCGGACATATCACCTATTTAAGTGAAGAAAAAATGCAAAAAAAATTCGGACGGAAAATGGTCCATTCCGATGTTATAACTCATAAGGCAGAAGACCAGTTTGAGGTAGAAAGCTATTTACATTATAAAGGACATACATTTGTAGAACGTTTTGATGCCAACTCTTACCTCTATATAACAAGGGCCATAGACCTTTTTGATCTGTCAGCCAATGGCGACCTGGAACGTGGAATAAAGTCCATCAAATGCAGTACTCTATTCATAACAATGAGTTCGGACTGGTTGTTCCCTGTCTCCGAAACCAAAAAACTTTATGAAATATTAAAAAATAAAAATAGAAAAACCGATTATGTAGAAATTCAAAGTATTCATGGTCATGACGGTTTTCTGATTGAAACTGAAAAAATGACCGAACCTATAAAAAAATTCTTAAAATCGGTTAATTAGATTTAACTTTAAACTCAGCGCATTTTCCGCCTCTCCTCAGGCCTACGGCCAGATCCTCTCCGCAAGCGGAGAAGAGCCTAAATTCCCGTTTCTACGGGAATGACAGTTTTGTAAACGTGTTAATATTTGCAAAATGGGTAAAAATGAAAAATTTGGCCGTAATTCTTTCTCCGTTTACGGAGACCCAGGCTACGCCGGAGGCTTCCGTCTTCGCTGTGCTTCGCCGAGACAAGTCGCCGAGGCGAGGAGATGTCACAAAGTGACAGAGAGGCGAATAATTTATCTGAGCGGCGTCCAGGTATAGTTGGTATTAAACTTCAGGAAAAATCCGTCAAAGGTATCTGTAGAAAAATTTGTTCCTGTGTTTGTTATGTAATCATAAAAAATTATGGTACCGTTATCATAGGTCATTATTCTCTCTAATACCAGCCCGTTGGCGTTTATTTCCGCTCCCAGTTCTTTGGCTGTATAAGAAAAACCTATTGATTTGCCGAAACTATTCCAGCCGGCTGTAAAATAATATACCTTGCTTGTTGGTATATCTCCCTGCGGAGTATAGATACTATTGACCAGGCTTCTGATATAAAAACTTTCCCCATAACCTACAGTAAAATCCGTTCCGGGATAAACAACCCATGTACCACCGGAAAATTTATAGGCTTCAATAACATTACCACCCTGTGCGTTAATGGAAGCGATAATCTGGCTTATATGTACATTACCTGTTATACCTAAGGTCAACAAATTCCAGCCGATATGAATATTAATGGTTACAGCCGGGGCGGTGATGCCTGTGACGTAATAATCTTTATAGCGGACCGCATTGGCAGGGATATTTCCGGTTAAAACAATAGAACCCATGCCGATGTTGACATTGCCGGAAGAAATCTGAC
The window above is part of the Candidatus Margulisiibacteriota bacterium genome. Proteins encoded here:
- the thiE gene encoding thiamine phosphate synthase, whose amino-acid sequence is MPEVPENFGFYAILTDPLVGYTRLTEILVGNNIPFIQLRVKNKDRSFIKKIALSMQSIVKGSNSRLIINDDVLLTKEIEAHGVHLGQEDMPYQEARKILGPDYIIGLSTHNMTQLQTANSLQPDYIGIGPVFATPTKQKPDPVIGLDGLKSMYKAAQVPAIAIGGINMDNLQTVLATGVKNFSAVRLLNESNHPQAVLKVILKI
- the cysS gene encoding cysteine--tRNA ligase, whose product is MLKVYNTLTHQKEILKPLHGKEIKMYVCGVTVYDLCHIGHARAYIVFDVIRRYLLYRGYKVLYVQNFTDVDDKILNRALERKINPLQLSQDMIKEYFTDMDRLNIKRAEIYPKVTGHIPDIIEFIKQLIKKGYAYQAGHDVYFDVDKFKEYGKLSKRQADDMQAGARIEINEKKVNPLDFALWKGDEKSELTWESPWGKGRPGWHIECSAMSRKYLGDTFDIHGGGHDLVFPHHENEIAQSEALTGKPMANYWVHNGFVRINSEKMSKSLGNFFTIRDVLAKIDPVVLRAFFLMTHYRMPINYAEEDIRDVETAISRVRHSLENLTLSSSKNVTTKQINELREEFIEGMDDDFNTARGMAVMFQVLKEFNKNPDTKLLALLKELMHVLGLDIKPLEHEPVPTAIKEMAEQRWQARQQKEWQKSDDLRNSLKEAGYLVEDGKDGYKLTKLDA
- the ispF gene encoding 2-C-methyl-D-erythritol 2,4-cyclodiphosphate synthase, with product MYRVGNGFDVHQLVIGRKLRIGGVEIPYEKGLLGHSDADVLVHAIMDALLGAAGLGDIGQYFPDNKIEYKNIDSLILLKKVREIIKEFNIVNIDSVIIAQEPKMQPYFSDMKENIARVLRVNYTQINMKATTTETMGFTGRKEGIAVLATALLKEKKINVESL
- a CDS encoding DGQHR domain-containing protein, which translates into the protein MLTDEQKQEKREKASFKRKIISVFKNTGFQYLNTENVNVKFGLKKGELDYVFLFENIILVCEDTITREQKHIKTHLRNKTIFFQEIVNDKSSLIKFLKERFNDKFGEFHIYNDSRYQIFFLYFTKNKLNLSSDEIQLYQPCRIVQLASLNYFVKMAQNIKYSARNEIFRFLDVSSKHLGISNSAATERNIETTIIYPADNTGLRNGVRIVSFMMSAEILLRNCFVLRKDNWEDSIQLYQRLIEKPRIQRIREYLAEHKTTFFNNIIVSLPKGISFKDKEKGEVINIDNIHTFENFKMCIPDEINSICVIDGQHRIFAHYQGDDIHEKVICKLRDKLHLLVTGLIFPEGMRSLERRKYESEIFLDINSNAKPVPPDVLLHIETLKDPFSNIGIARQVLDELNNKQLFLNFFQLSLMEKSKIKIASIIKFALKYLVDILKYPDDEYSLFNYWNEKEKDTLLKQQNEKLLKEYVVFISTTLEAYFSALKATFQNDWLDNESKILSTTSINGFIIALRRSLPKYNIKGFDFYKQCFDKLKINFSKQNFPYTSSQYAKFSKQILEQCFDLITDESEKLN
- a CDS encoding tetratricopeptide repeat protein, whose translation is MAIRRNFCPYCGRKLHWFGIPEVELSKPILQAILKRKNFLVRQKLQHIKEFYFREKVTEIPLLELQDAINLNPQNIKARFQLALYYIEKKRHDKAKEEFNEILKIDPKNVNAFFQLGNIAVEEKNFEEAITYCEKILEYEPDNVGAMYNKAVGYYYLGDLQKALDEFRAILLKEPENEDVPKAIQEISSKLN
- a CDS encoding bacteriohemerythrin — its product is MLRFEWDNKYSVNIDSIDEQHKKLLMVMNDLHYAMVQGKGRIKVAKLLRALLDYSLTHSSYEEAYMSSISYPGLNNHKLEHQTFINNIKSFMEKAENPNIALPIDVINFLKDWFLSHVLIEDKKYEEFSKR
- a CDS encoding type II secretion system protein, producing the protein MKKAFTLIELLIVMTVIAILAGILIPSFRGYQSEAWLVKAEGDIGALQIAVESYFRNHDNKYPDTLEDLLTSNPRYIPQLPKDPFRTATNRYGYEVVTKKPGSEPYYVIYSNGPNHVKNWSWNATKGEVVMDKDSDDILFTNAIIQ
- a CDS encoding homoserine O-acetyltransferase, which gives rise to MPEFPPNSVGIVQKKSFTFGYPPDELPLESGRTLGPITISYETYGELNRDKTNAILILNALSGDSHAAGYYAKTDKYPGWWDGLIGPKKAFDTNKYFIICSNVIGGCMGSTGPSSIYPITGKPYGMLFPVITIKDMVNAQLQLVEHLGINKLLCATGGSMGGMQALEWARSHPDRVRSIIPVACSAHLSPQGIAFNEIGRQTIMADPNWNQGDYYNKKPPVYGLAIARMIGHITYLSEEKMQKKFGRKMVHSDVITHKAEDQFEVESYLHYKGHTFVERFDANSYLYITRAIDLFDLSANGDLERGIKSIKCSTLFITMSSDWLFPVSETKKLYEILKNKNRKTDYVEIQSIHGHDGFLIETEKMTEPIKKFLKSVN